Proteins encoded together in one Benincasa hispida cultivar B227 chromosome 1, ASM972705v1, whole genome shotgun sequence window:
- the LOC120080043 gene encoding uncharacterized protein LOC120080043, which translates to MQDDEILAKFNVRLLDIAYKSFALGEKIRQERLVRKVLRSLPKKFDMKITAIEEAQDISSLKVDELFGSLLTFEMSWMESLKTRIKEFLCNPSVDVEHDDADIESEDLLDDWKVLDVQKERSGTLMADNHRHMTVVAYLKRELNQASQEVIIFRIYNLSTKESKRLSLLKLIIQSLMALQNSLKYSAKRDWYFDSGSSHHMIGNKNGLSDIKLINSRKVTFGDGASEKIIGKENFNFLGLPS; encoded by the exons ATGCAAGATGACGAGATTCTTGCTAAATTCAATGTTCGTTTACTGGATATTGCATATAAGTCTTTTGCTCTTGGAGAGAAAATTCGACAAGAAAGACTTGTCCGTAAGGTGCTTAGGTCTCTTCCTaagaaatttgatatgaaaattaCTGCAATTGAGGAGGCTCAAGACATATCATCACTGAAAGTTGATGAACTATTTGGCTCCTTACTAACTTTTGAAATGTCTTGGATGGAAAGcctaaaaacaagaataaaggAATTTCTTTGCAATCCTTCAGTTGATGTTGAACATGATGATGCTGACATAGAGTCTGAGGATTTACTT GATGATTGGAAAGTTCTTGATGTGCAAAAGGAAAGAAGTGGGACTTTGATGGCAGACAATCACAGGCATATGACCGTTGTTGCATATCTGAAGCGTGAACTTAACCAA GCTTCTCAAGAGGTGATAATTTTCAGAATATACAATCTCAGTACAAAGGAAAGCAAAAGATTGAGTTTATTAAAGCTCATAATCCAGAGTCTTATGGCTTTACAG AATTCTCTCAAATATTCGGCTAAAAGAGATTGGTATTTTGATAGTGGGAGCTCTCATCACATGATTGGTAATAAGAACGGTTTGTCTGATATCAAACTTATCAACTCGAGAAAGGTCACCTTTGGTGATGGTGCTTCAGAGAAGatcattggaaaagaaaattttaattttctaggACTTCCATCTTGA